Proteins encoded in a region of the Pieris rapae chromosome 10, ilPieRapa1.1, whole genome shotgun sequence genome:
- the LOC110993482 gene encoding kelch domain-containing protein 4, with protein sequence MGKKKNKNKISGAVKTAAKTEKKLASKLKKELADLGEEDISKVIAEIEREEAKRAAASEKILTSPPSPRAYASLTPHPTNNELIMFGGEYHNGQQTEIYNDLLFFNPVNNSCRQVKAPGAPPPRSAHQAVATPANKGELWVFGGEFTSPTETQFYHYKDLWCFLLSEKKWEKVVSPNGPSPRSGHRMVLLGRKLCIFGGYSDDGRECRYFDDIYTFCLDTRQWTKLAPNGRGPCPRSACVMLPVGNDGIIVYGGFSRVREGRTERTYTHTDMFKLTCKGSSWSWRSLSGGTSARAGQAAAVNIHTNRGYVFGGVCDVEETEEDIRGDMSDELQVIDLETCRWHPVILKAEQAIPAPVQEKMDESPEEAITVVTDEVFTMKLGGATNQVASTVTVAAPKPKSGPSPRMSAMMVVHRSTLFVYGGVLEKDEKQFYLGDMYSLDLHKLNEWKTIIEQPKLPDWLGSDSEDESGSGSATEDSEESEEE encoded by the exons ATgggtaaaaagaaaaacaaaaataaaataagtggcGCTGTGAAAACTGCAGCAAAAACTGAGAAAAAACTtgcaagtaaattaaaaaaagaactggCCGACTTGGGTGAG GAAGATATATCGAAAGTGATCGCAGAAATCGAAAGAGAAGAAGCCAAAAGGGCAGCAGCTTCTGAAAAAATTCTAACATCGCCTCCATCACCTAGAGCCTATGCTTCACTCACACCACATCCAACTAATAATGAGCTCATTATGTTTGGAGGCGAATATCATAATGGACAGCAG acagaaatatacaatgaCTTGCTATTCTTCAACCCAGTAAATAATTCATGCAGACAAGTCAAGGCACCTGGGGCTCCACCACCTCGTAGTGCACACCAGGCTGTAGCAACACCGGCCAACAA ggGAGAATTATGGGTATTTGGTGGTGAATTCACAAGTCCCACAGAAACACAATTCTATCATTATAAAGATTTGTGGTGCTTCTTACTGTCTGAAAAAAAATGGGAGAAG GTTGTTTCACCAAATGGTCCATCTCCACGTTCTGGGCATAGAATGGTACTTTTAGGTAGAAAGCTGTGTATCTTTGGAGGTTACTCAGATGATGGAAGAGAGTGCCGGTATTTTGATGATATATACACATTCTGTTTGGACACGAGACAGTGGACAAAGTTGGCTCCAAATGGAAGGGGACCGTGTCCCAGATCAGCTTGTGTCATGTTACCTGTGGGAAATGATGGG atTATAGTGTATGGTGGTTTCTCTCGTGTAAGAGAGGGTCGTACGGAGAgaacatacacacatacagaCATGTTCAAACTTACCTGTAAAGGATCTAGTTGGTCTTGGCGCTCACTCTCCGGTGGAACGAGCGCACGCGCAGGTCAAGCCGCTGCAGTTAATATACACACTAATAGAGGATATGTGTTTGGGGGTGTCTGT GATGTAGAAGAGACAGAAGAAGACATCAGAGGGGATATGAGTGATGAGCTTCAAGTAATAGACTTAGAGACATGTCGCTGGCATCCAGTTATACTCAAGGCGGAACAGGCGATTCCTGCTCCCGTACAAGAGAAAATGGACGAATCACCTGAAGAGGCAATTAcag TGGTAACAGACGAAGTATTTACCATGAAACTTGGTGGTGCAACGAATCAAGTAGCGAGTACAGTAACTGTCGCTGCACCGAAACCCAAATCTGGTCCCAGCCCAAGAATGTCAGCCATGATGGTCGTGCACAGATCTACCCTCTTTGTCTACGGCGGAGTGTTGGAGAAGGATGAAAAACAATTCTACCTCGGTGATATGTATAGCTTAG ATCTACACAAGTTAAACGAATGGAAGACGATTATAGAACAACCCAAGTTACCTGACTGGCTTGGTTCAGACTCTGAAGACGAATCAGGTTCTGGGAGTGCGACAGAAGATAGTGAAGAGTCTGAAGAAGAgtga
- the LOC110993476 gene encoding general transcription factor IIF subunit 1, which yields MNAPIAGASQSASVQEFKIRVPKDGQKKYHVMRFNATLNVDFAKWTHVKMERENNIKEYKGIDEDMPKYGAGSEYGRGLREEARRKKFGIISRKYKPEDQPWILKVGGKTGKKFKGIREGGVSENTAYYVFTHAADGAIDAYPLQEWYNFQPIQRYKALSAEEAEQEFGRRNKVINYFSLMFRKRMRGDDAQDEEDPDEKKTKTSKSKKELKISDMDEWIDSDDDSSDSEAGDKEKEDSDSGTKKKPKKGAVAKKKKKVEDEAFEESDDGDEEGRERDYISDSSDSESDHETKANKELKGVAEEDALRKLLGSDEDSEEDEEQKQESEQEDEHTKEGEERASKLTKKKKKPDEKKESETEFSSDSDTDPESTSNSKKPKKSKSHTDKASAAGSASTSRSGTPIPSAAQAAVAAANASSANQPPSKRAKLDSTYSECGVTEEAVRRYLTRKPMTTTELLTKFKSKRTGVSSERLVETMTQILKRINPVKQNINGKMYLSIKPT from the exons ATGAATGCTCCAATAGCAGGGGCTTCG CAATCGGCATCAGTGCAGGAGTTCAAAATCAGAGTGCCTAAAGATGGTCAAAAGAAATACCATGTTATGCGTTTCAATGCAACTCTGAATGTAGATTTTGCTAAATGGACACATGTCAAAATGGAAAGAGAGAATAACATCAAGGAGTATAAGGGAATAGATGAAGATATGCctaa ATATGGTGCTGGCTCAGAATATGGACGAGGATTAAGAGAAGAAGCAAGAAGGAAAAAGTTTGGAATTATATCTCGTAAATATAAACCAGAAGATCAACCATGGATATTAAAAGTGGGTGGGAAGACTGGGAAAAA GTTCAAAGGAATTCGTGAAGGTGGTGTATCAGAAAACACTGCATACTATGTCTTTACTCATGCGGCTGATGGTGCAATTGATGCATATCCACTACAAGAATG gtACAACTTCCAGCCAATACAAAGGTACAAAGCTCTATCAGCTGAAGAAGCTGAGCAGGAATTTGGAAG ACGCAACAAAGTAATAAACTACTTCTCGTTGATGTTCCGGAAGCGCATGCGGGGTGATGACGCGCAAGATGAAGAGGATCCAGATGAGAAGAAAACTAAAActtctaaatctaaaaaag aattaaaaatctcCGATATGGATGAATGGATAGACTCGGATGATGACTCTTCAGACTCAGAAGCAGGTGACAAAGAGAAAGAAGATAGTGATTCCGGTACTAAGAAAAAGCCCAAGAAAG gAGCTGTAgcaaaaaagaagaagaaagtaGAAGATGAGGCGTTCGAAGAGAGCGACGATGGAGATGAAGAAGGCCGAGAAAGAGATTATATATCAGACTCATCTGATAG TGAGTCGGATCATGAGACCAAAGCAAATAAAGAACTTAAAGGCGTCGCCGAAGAAGACGCCCTGCg AAAACTTCTAGGATCTGACGAGGATAGTGAAGAAGACGAAGAGCAGAAACAAGAGTCTGAACAAGAAGATGAACATACAAAGGAAGGTGAGGAGAGAGCCAGCAAACTCacaaagaagaagaagaaaccGGATGAAAAGAAGG AATCTGAAACAGAGTTCAGTTCAGACTCTGATACAGACCCGGAGAGCACTTCAAACAGCAAGAAGCCAAAGAAAAGTAAAAGCCATACTgataaag CAAGTGCAGCGGGTAGCGCCAGTACTTCCCGCTCAGGTACTCCCATACCCAGTGCTGCTCAGGCGGCTGTGGCCGCTGCTAATGCCAGTTCCGCTAACCAACCGCCGTCTAAACGAGCTAAACTTGACTCGACTTATAG CGAATGCGGCGTGACAGAAGAAGCAGTACGCCGTTATTTAACACGTAAACCAATGACAACTACGGAACTTCTGACTAAATTCAAGTCCAAACGCACTGGAGTCTCTAGCGAACGTTTGGTAGAGACGATGACGCAAATATTGAAGAGAATTAACCCTGTCAAACAGAATATTAACGGGAAAATGTATCTTAGCATTAAGCCAACTTga